Proteins co-encoded in one Gossypium arboreum isolate Shixiya-1 chromosome 11, ASM2569848v2, whole genome shotgun sequence genomic window:
- the LOC108489383 gene encoding protein NPGR2-like: protein MKSKIRIKQPRRGGLRRDLGQIMKCLCTGEQLRKVDKMIPSSESLAAKDYSLSGYSSKVGVPEKKPDTRNIEEAELSLRESSSLNYEEARALLGRIEYQKGNIEAALHVFEGIDIAAISPKMKLTLSKRVDRRKRRSHDYAPPPMSIHAVSLLLEAIFLKAKSLQHLQRFREAAQSCTVILDIVESSLPEGLPENFGADCKLQETLIKAVELLPELWKFGDSPHEAILSYRRALLHQWNLDAETTARIQKQFAIFLLYCGGEASPPNLHCQIDSSFVPRNNIEEAILLLMILLRKVSLKRIEWDPSILDHLSFAFSMSGDLRALANQIEELLPGVISRKERYNFLALCYYGAGEDLVALNLLRKLLQSNEDPHCVPALLMASRICGEKPNLAEEGIKFAHRALESLDEECSELEGTGNLLLGLARSTHSKSALSDSERVSRQSEALQALERAWKITSMKDPNILYYLCLENAEQRKLEAALYYAKYLLKLEGGSNIKGWLLLARILSAQKRFVDGEIVLNAALDQTGKWDQGELLRTKAKLQIAQGQLKSAIETYSQLLAVLQVQSKSFGSGKRLHKDRSSRSFEQEIWHDLAYLYISLSQYQDAEICLSKSKAINSYSAIRSHATGVLYEGKGLLKEALEAYWNALGMDPNHAPSLISAAVVLGQLGGQSDAVVKSLLMNALRVDRMNPSAWYTLGLLHKDEDSPSSLCEAAQCFEAAAILEESAPVEPFR, encoded by the exons ATGAAGAGCAAAATACGGATTAAACAGCCGAGAAGAGGTGGACTTAGGCGGGATTTAGGGCAGATAATGAAGTGTTTATGCACTGGAGAACAATTACGAAAAGTAGACAAAATGATACCTTCATCAGAATCCCTTGCTGCCAAAGATTATTCACTGAGTGGTTATTCTTCAAAAGTTGGTGTTCCCGAGAAAAAGCCAGATACTAGGAATATAGAAGAAGCTGAATTGTCCCTGCGTGAAAGTAGTTCACTTAATTATGAG GAAGCTAGAGCATTGCTAGGAAGAATTGAATATCAGAAAGGAAATATAGAAGCCGCACTGCATGTGTTTGAAGGAATAGATATTGCGGCAATATCTCCCAAAATGAAACTCACCCTTTCCAAAAGAGTTGATCGCCGTAAGAGGCGATCTCATGACTATGCTCCTCCACCGATGTCTATACATGCTGTTAGTTTACTACTAGAAGCGATCTTTCTAAAAGCAAAATCATTGCAGCATCTCCAGAGGTTTAGAG AAGCTGCTCAAAGTTGTACAGTCATTCTGGACATAGTTGAATCTTCCTTACCAGAAGGCTTGCCTGAAAATTTTGGTGCTGACTGTAAATTGCAGGAGACTCTAATCAAGGCAGTCGAGCTGCTTCCAGAATTATGGAAATTTGGTGATTCTCCACATGAAGCAATCTTGTCCTACCGGCGAGCTCTTCTCCATCAGTGGAATCTTGATGCAGAAACTACTGCAAGGATTCAAAAACAGTTTGCCATTTTTCTTCTGTATTGTGGAGGTGAAGCAAGCCCCCCAAACCTCCACTGCCAAATCGACAGTTCGTTTGTCCCTAGGAATAACATAGAGGAAGCTATACTCCTGTTAATGATACTTCTAAGAAAAGtatctttgaaaagaattgaATGGGATCCGTCAATTTTGGATCATTTGTCATTTGCTTTCTCCATGTCTGGGGATTTGAGAGCTTTGGCTAACCAAATAGAAGAACTGCTTCCAGGGGTTATTAGCCGCAAAGAGAGATACAATTTTCTAGCTCTCTGTTATTATGGAGCAGGTGAGGATTTGGTTGCTTTGAATCTATTGCGGAAATTGTTACAGAGTAATGAGGATCCACACTGTGTTCCAGCATTGTTAATGGCATCAAGAATTTGTGGGGAAAAACCTAATCTTGCGGAAGAAGGGATTAAATTTGCTCATAGAGCTCTTGAAAGCCTGGATGAAGAATGCAGTGAGTTGGAAGGTACTGGTAACCTTCTATTGGGTCTGGCTCGATCGACACATTCAAAATCAGCCTTATCTGATTCTGAGAGGGTGTCCAGACAGTCTGAGGCCCTTCAGGCCTTGGAACGGGCTTGGAAAATTACAAGTATGAAAGACCCTAACATTCTTTACTACCTCTGCCTGGAAAATGCTGAGCAGAGAAAGTTGGAAGCTGCGCTATATTATGCAAAATATTTGCTAAAACTAGAAGGTGGTTCTAACATTAAAGGGTGGTTGTTGTTGGCTCGCATATTGTCAGCTCAAAAACGTTTTGTGGATGGTGAAATCGTTCTCAATGCAGCCTTGGACCAAACTGGCAAATGGGATCAGGGAGAATTATTGCGCACCAAGGCTAAGCTTCAAATTGCACAGGGACAGCTCAAGAGTGCAATCGAGACATATAGTCAGCTTCTTGCTGTTCTTCAAGTTCAGAGTAAAAGCTTTGGTTCTGGCAAAAGGCTCCATAAG GATCGTTCTTCAAGAAGTTTCGAACAGGAGATATGGCATGATCTAGCTTATCTGTACATAAGCTTGTCACAGTATCAGGATGCTGAGATTTGCCTTTCAAAATCCAAGGCCATCAATTCTTACTCTGCTATTAGAAGTCATGCCACTG GTGTACTTTATGAGGGAAAAGGCTTATTAAAAGAAGCTCTGGAGGCTTACTGGAATGCTTTGGGCATGGACCCGAATCATGCCCCAAGCTTGATATCTGCAGCGGTTGTGTTGGGACAACTTGGCGGCCAATCTGATGCAGTGGTGAAAAGCTTGCTGATGAATGCTCTCCGAGTTGATAGAATGAATCCGTCAGCATGGTATACTCTGGGTCTCCTTCACAAAGATGAAGATTCTCCGTCTTCACTATGTGAAGCAGCTCAATGCTTTGAGGCTGCAGCTATTCTTGAAGAATCGGCACCTGTTGAGCCTTTCAGATAG